The genome window GTATTCAAATTCTGCTCTTCCTACTTACCAGTCCACTGGCTTTACCTAAATTACCTGACCTGTCTCATGCTCAGGTTCCTCATCCGTTTAACAGGATAATACCATCTTGCTCTTGAACCCATAGCGTAGTGCGGTATAAGGTATGGATACACACTCGTTGgcactcaacaaacattaatgTAGTCAAAccaaattttcagtttttctgttctttgttagTTGTCCAGCAGTAACTGGAACCAACGCAGTAAGATGTGACAGAATCTAGAGCACAGACTGGGGGACAGTTCTTCCACACTCAGGAGGACATTTCTGAAGATCTTATTCCTGAGCAACAGGTATATGCAGTGGTATACAGCCTGCCTATTAGACACTTCCACTTGGATATTCCTAGGGGCATCTCGAATTCAATGTTAccccccaaaagggaaaaaacatgaAAGTGTATACAGGTGAGTTTTCAGACAGAACCTATAATTTGAAGAAGTTTTCTGTTTCAAAGCTTCTTTTCTCTATGAAGTTGGAATTGAGCTCATATCCAAAAAGGGGGAACATAGGACAGGTTgtagggaagaagaaaaagtaagGTTCGTACAGCTGTTACTAAAATAGAAGCTCCTTCCAACTGAGATCAACACACATGCGGGATCACCCACGAACTCACCTGCTGCACTGCCTTGAATTCCATTTGTAACTTTAGTGGAGCAAATAGACCCTGGATGTTTCTCAGTGTGGAAAAGTTCATTTTATCTTGGTTGAGCTGGAACTACAAAAGACGACAATGCAATTTTAAATGTGACATTCAACACTCTGCTGCCACAGCAGTGATACTCATGTTAACACAACACTTAGAGGAAGGGTTTCAATATCTATCACTGCAATAAAAACAAAGGTTTTTACTAATTTCTtcaatacattttagaatatgTATGACTATATTTTATCTAGCATGCAGGTATATTCCATTAATGTAAAATTACCTAAAATTTAGATCTACAAAACTAATAAATTAAGGAATGTTTTAGATACTGCAAAAAAGTATATTTACAAAGCGTAACTGTATTTCAGTGCTTTTGATTAGAATTACTCCCAAACTGGCAGAGCAAAGAAAAGGTATAATCTGAGATCCAGGAATACTTACAGtgacaaaaattattaagaaattctAAGTGTGAAAGAATCTACTTCAAAGgatttcataaaagaaataatcagaccCATTATACCATGCTGTTGATTAAACTACAATGTTTTAACTCCACTGTTCTGAGTAATTGAGTCGGGGCGGGGGGGACCACAAACTGAAAATTCTGTCCAATTTGTGTTGGGTACTAATAAGCAGTTTTTTTCCAGTATCATACTTTAACCGAGCCCTGATCTTCCTTCTAAAAAACAAGTCAGGTTTAGCCCATCTAAATGTGCATAATTTTTCTTGTGAACCCAAACACAGAACTTCACATTTACCTCTTTAATTTAATGGTTTTTCTTGAAGTTTGGGCCTAGGTTTTTGGTCTGTTGTGTCATCTGTGATACAGTTCACTTATTCATCAAAATGAGCTAACTTTaccagcttttttccccccacaaaccTGATTTCTATGCTTTCTATGGTTAATCTCAGATCTTTGAAAAACAACCCTCCTGAGTCAACTTCTGAGCCTGAAATCAGAACGCACCTGAGGCAGCCAGGGACCCTTTCACTGTCTCATCTAATTTGCATTTCAGTTTCATCTTTATATTATTTGTTCCACTCTTTCTTATAGAAAGATCTTTCCCCTTGCTAAAGagggaggaaacaaacaaaaaggagcAGGTCAGCGTTCTGTTAACTGGGGAACACTGCACCGTCATCCCCGAGTAGTAAGATAACCTGTTTCTTCTGCTCTGAACATGTATTTAAAACCCTTTTGGTTGTCTTTAGGACATTTGTACAGGCTATACCTTTTTTGGGAATGACCTTCCCCACCTATTTATCTGGTTAATACTGGTCTAAAACTGTTCAAATGTCCCCTTTCTAGAAAGCCTTCCACAAGCCCTAAGCACAGGTGGTTGCTCCATCCTTGGTCCCCTACAACACTTTATGAAGCCCCTGTCCACTGCTTGTCCTCCCATTAAATTTTCAGCCCCTTCAGGATGGGGATTACATCACATTCACTGTGTACCTACTGTGCCTAGCAGTAATTTGGAGATGCAGTGCTTGAAAAAGAGATGAAGGTTAGAGACATGGGCTTGgagaacaataacaaaaatgtcTGGGGAAAAATATAGCAGAAAACAGGAtcatcaaatgagaaaatattgaGAGGAATGGAGAGGTGCACTAACCTCTAGAAATGTCCatagaaaaggcaaagaagaatGTGTAGAAAGGGCGCTTTAGTGAAGCGGTGTAACAGTAACGCAAAGCTATGCTGGAAGGATACTGACAACAAGGCCTGCTGTTCTTCATGGTCAAACGCTCAACACCAggattgtcttaaaaaaaattaccaacgGTATTTTTCtcatagagaataaaaataaagacacaggtaacatacttacatttttttccgATAATTCAAGAGGATGACTGGGCAGAAGTTCATTTTTCACAcaggaaaaactggaaataaacatTTGAGAGAGACTGATTATATATCACTCAATGCCTGAAGTTCAAAACGACATctatccatgttgtaacataaTGAAATGACATGAGGGAGGTTTTTGGGGGAATGATGAAACCGTTGTATGTCCTGATTGTGGTAGGGTTAAGGGAATtgatacatatattaaaattcatatacacccaaaaaaaaggaaaaagtcagaTTTACTGTGTAATTGTTTTAAATGCATCTTTTATAGGTACTGTTTGGGCAAGACTTCAATTCACTGAGAAGCCTCCAAAACATGGTGCCAAATGATGACCTATATCTAGaagaaatttaataaagtatGTTTATTACTATTACTCTGATGACATGATTCTTGTATTATGTAAAATATCTAAGCCTCTCCTGTTCAGAGCTAATGCATATGTGAcagttaatatatttttgatgAACACATGTTGAATAATCTGGCATTTCCCAAACACCAACTATGTACAATGTACTACATTAAATGACACACACCTAATGACTATCATATTGTCAACACCAGGATTTGAGAGCTGACAAAAACCTTAGCAATCCTACAAcaacagtatttattgaatactgtctTTGTACAGAACATCATCCTTGAAGTGGAATTTGAAAATGGTTCTGCTAATGGCAGGCCTAGAGTCTGAGAAGGAGGAGCATTTCacgtgaaaaacaaaaacaaaaaccaaatcatCAGGACCTGGTTATTGGTCAGCTTATGAATTTGATTATACTATAAATCAAATTACATCTCCAATTCCGAAGGCAATATACTGCCATCTTTcactacaaaatgaaaagacaataatGAGGTGTTATGTCTACTACCAGAAACCagtcttagaatgacattccatTATAGTAAGACTAAACACCTTAAAATTAGATATAAAActcaaaaattcaaaacacagTATATACATGGGAGAGGAAGCATGAACCTCATTTgattaagcagaaaaataatctGCCAAGAAAAAGAATCAATACTAGAAATTGAGACTAAACAGATCGAAACATAAAGGAAATCGAGGGAAAGGGTATAACCAAAGTGCtcaaaccagaaaagaaaaataacagcatCTAATACTTAGTGCTTACTAAGGTCAGGTACTaagtatttttcatgtattaactcatttattcttcaaaataagaTATATGCTATTACCAGCattatttcacaggtgaggatACGGAGGAATAGAACAACTGAATAAACTGCCCAAAGGCATACATCTAGTAAATGGCAGGGCCAGGACcaaaacccaggcagcctgagtCCCGAGTCTATGCTCTTTACTGCTATATTCTAATCTCTCCCAAAGAAATGCGAATCACTCCAACAGTTAATGAGATAAAGAGACAAATGGCTCTCCAAGCTATTAGCAACAAAAAGAAGAATCCTACCAAATCATGCTACTGGGTAACATCTCCTGAAAGGATGCCCTACCCTGGGAACCTACTACTCTCATAAAATGCTTCTTACGCTATAGAAAACATCCAAGCTTccactcccctccttccccagtctAAAGTATATTACCTGCTATCCCctaaagtaaatatatatttacggCCTATCAAAATAGTTAAAGaatattgtgaaaaataattcacattttattataaCAAAATCAAAGTCACAATTCCCCCATATACCCTTTTCGAAGAAGATCATGACTTTCAAAAGGTCCACTTGCTGAAAGTTCAGTAACTGGAACACTGTCCTTTAGCTGAGATCCAAGCCCTCTGGCATTCTacaacacaaataaaaaacactattaaatacaaaaaaattttttttaaaaatcacactgaaCTAGACTATGTATAAAACATTGTTTAAGCactagagagaaaagataaggTCTTTGCCCTCAAGGGGCCCACAGTCTAGATAATTACCACAAGCCTTAGCATTACAGTAGAGGGATACACACGGTTCAGCGAATAATATCAAATTTGCGGGTAGGAAGGATTACTGAGTTGATCTCCGAGTGCTGTCAGATTGAAAAGCATTCCTCTTCCAGTTTTCAATTCTGCATAGCAAGGTTTGCATGGTATGTGATCTCTCCCAccaaagctgtttttaaaaaaacctttcacTGATTTATCAATGTCTTGTCTGAAGAAAATGTCCAAGGTCCTAAGCCTGGAACACAAGAACCTGCACAACAGGTTTCAATCCCCCAACACAGAAGTCATGGTTAATtaggaaaagaatctggaatCTAGTGTGGGCTGTGACTAACAATATGTGCCTGTGATGAGGCACAGAACCTCTCTGGCCCCTTCCAGGCCTAGAGTTGTATGACTCTACCTTTCCAAATTGATCTTCTGCTACTTTACTACATGAACTTTCTCCTCCCCGACTGCTTTATTGTAAAGTGACAGAAGAAAGGTTTCTTCTGGGCACAAAGAAAAGGGGAATTCTGATCTCTGGGTTCTACAATTATCACTTTCCCAATTACCTTCTGTAAAACATCACGATTAGTACCTGATGTTTCTAACACAGtatcagaggaaaacaaaactatgaaaaGTTAATGAACACTAGTTATGCTTCGAGTGTTTATAAAATCTCTTTACTATGATCAGCCATATTTACCAACAAAAGCTTTCTAATTTGGATGGCCTAGCCGCAGCACTGGCATCACAGTCATGGGCAATGACAATTCAGCAATCTCTCCCAAATACCGtaacttttaagttaaaaagagagaaagaagggggagggtatagcttaagttgTAGAGTGCAAGCCtgggatgcatgaggtcctgggttcaatccccagtacttcctccgaaaataagtaagtaaacctaattacccgccccggaaaaaaaaaatagagagggGGGGGGGAGATCCAACAATACTTAAAAGTGGGAAGCAGCAACTAATTTTTCCCCCTCCAACATCTGACATACTACAAGCTCCCAAAGATACTCGCAGAGTAAACCGAGTGACAGAAATGCGACCTATAGTTGTGGGTTTGTTATCAAGAGTATCCGAGGGTCAGGGATGGGTAAGGAGTTTGAGGACTCGACTCCCAAAGGTTCTCTCCACAGGGGAGGGGTAGTCGGCGGCGCCGCACCCCAGAGCGTTACACTTTCGGATTTGCCCTTTGGGGCTCGGCGCCAACTACCGGAAGGGTCCGGGGCTAGGACGGGGACCAGCTGGGGAACGTggggatgggaaagagaaaaggaggcgGGAAAGGATGAAGCCGAAGCGCTGCTCGCAGGACCAGCGCGGGAGCCGGGCCCGGGCGACCGCCACGAACCCCCCATCTCCGTGACTCGACAGATCATGGCGCCCGAGGcccgcctcctcctcccgccgccgccgctacCACCGGGGGCCGGGCTGGGAGGCGGAGGCCTGCTCCTGCGTCCATGGGCCCGAGCCCCCGGCAACTCGGGTCGCCCGGGGTCTCACTCACCATCTTCACCTCGCTCTGCGCACACCCTCTCAGCCCGTTACGGTCAGCCGGCCCCGCCGCTCACTTCCGTTTCCGGGGTTGCCCCCCCCACGTCCGCCGGAAGTGCGTCCGTCCGGgcgaggaaggaaggagggcgcGGGGCGCCGGGAGGGAGCCGCGCGGGGCCGAGGCTCCCACGCCTGAAGTCCCGAGGGACCGGGGGCCAAGGGCGCAGTAAGGGTGTGGGCGGGAGGCGGGCGGGCTCGGGAGGCGACGTGCGGGGGAGGGGAGACGAGGCCCTCCGCCCCCGCCCTCATCCCCGACCGCTAGCGCCGCGTGTGGAGATGGGCAGTGCGCGTTGCTAGACGCATCGCCTAGTTAACTGAGAATCTCTTTGAGGTCGAGATTGCATTTTTCGTAAGGGTAAACGAGGCCTAGGTGGGATGAGTGACTGGCCTGCAGTCGTCCAGCTAGTAGGACAAAAGTGGAACACAAGGCTTTTTTGCCagtttgtttctactttttaaagtcaGCGTTCGATAAAGCCTGCAATGTTCAGGACCTTGTGCTGAGGCTAAGAATGAACAGAAATGAACCTGGTTGTTGTGGTTCCTGGGCTACGGGAGTAGAggaacttgggggtgggggggttaaCAACTAAGTATACATTCTGACATTTTGCGGCTCTTAAAACAATTCCAAGGGCTGTACGTgaactgtctcatttaatcctttcaataaACTAATGAAGTGGGTACTACCATTACCTCAGTTTTATAGGCGCTAAAAGCAAGACATACAAGTTTAAGTAATTATGCCCAAGGATGCATAATCTGTTGTAGTCATAACACTATACTGTATTGCCTTCCAAATATAATGTGGCAAAGTGGACTCATGCTCTTGCACCGTGTGGTGGAGATAACTTCAGGAATCCTTGGGCTTACAGCCCAGGTATGAGTGAAATAGGTAGGAGACTATTTGAAAAAACATTGTGGGCAGGTTTGCTTACGCAAAAATAAAGTGGGGATGAAGGCTGATACTCAGAGTAAGGTAGCATGTAGTGTGAGATCAAGTTTAGGAGGTGGAAGCAAGCTTGTTACCGGGGCCTATTGTGTGCCAGGTTAAAGATAAggctttatctttaaaaaaaaaaaaaaaaaaaaccattgaaggattttaaggaGGAGGTGataagggtgtgtgtgtcttgCATATCCATTGTCATGGTCCCACAACCTTGAACTCCTGGGATAATACAGACTGCCGGTATCCTGCACCGCTGTCCTTAGTGTTTCCTTCTCACTCTTCAGAATGTCTGTGTTTACCTTGAGATTTGAGCTTGAGtgtttcatttgcatatttttcctttcactcAGTTCTGCcaaaggggaaattttaaaactgcagctcttcaaaaaaaaagtcattttcatgtTTGTTGAGTGCTCACAGTTTGGTCATTAAATCCTTGTTGAGCATTTGCTTAGTACTAGATTCTGGGgctaaagagaagaaaagccatTTCTCTGTGCTTGATACTTTCATTTTCCTGGGGAATAGacatgtacacaaatatttaaaatgccaGGTGGTCAGTGCCTGATAGAGAAAAGAGCTGGATCAGGAGGTGGCTGGGAACAGGGAAGAACGGCATTTGAGGAAGAGGAAACGTGGAAAGGCAGGAATTTGCAAAAGGGTACATTTGAAGAGTATTTCTGTGTGGATGGAGTTCTGGGTAAGTGGTTGGAACAAGGTGAGATGAGATGGGAGGGCTTGCTTGGGGCTAAAATGAAGGGCCCATGTACTGTATGCTGAGGTTTTTAGATGTTTTCTCGAAGGAAACAGGAGATGATGGAGGTCTTGtcataaagacttttttttttaattttttgaagtatagtcaatgtgtcaatttctggtgtacagcataatataaatgattggtattttaaaaaatgatgcagcACGAGGGATGTATGA of Camelus ferus isolate YT-003-E chromosome 14, BCGSAC_Cfer_1.0, whole genome shotgun sequence contains these proteins:
- the POMP gene encoding proteasome maturation protein; protein product: MNARGLGSQLKDSVPVTELSASGPFESHDLLRKGFSCVKNELLPSHPLELSEKNFQLNQDKMNFSTLRNIQGLFAPLKLQMEFKAVQQVQRLPFLPSSNLSLDILRGNDETIGFEDILNDPSQSELMGEPHLMVEYKLGLL